Proteins from a genomic interval of Bradyrhizobium sp. CCBAU 53340:
- a CDS encoding invasion associated locus B family protein: MNFRYLAASVRPRGRLLALLTATALVVPFAAEAQAPAPGAPAPKAAPKAAPKAAPKAPAPAPAPQAQQAPAQQGAPAPQGGQPADQQIQLIYAPWTKFCLKGQDANAKQVCFTGKDGRIESGQPVIAAVIIEPEGEPKKILRVTLPLGMQLVHGTRIIVDNNPPLQSPYVICFQNGCMSDYEATPELLANMKKGQNLVVQAINANGAPLTLPLPLAGEFAKAYDGPPTDPKQFEETQKKLQEELQKKAEELQKKQQQQQGTPPGAPAAGQK; this comes from the coding sequence ATGAATTTCCGTTATTTGGCCGCGTCCGTCCGGCCGCGCGGGCGACTCCTCGCCCTGTTGACGGCGACGGCATTGGTCGTCCCGTTTGCCGCTGAGGCCCAGGCTCCGGCCCCGGGCGCGCCTGCGCCAAAGGCTGCCCCGAAAGCCGCTCCGAAGGCTGCCCCCAAAGCTCCGGCTCCTGCGCCGGCTCCCCAGGCCCAGCAGGCCCCGGCCCAGCAGGGCGCTCCGGCGCCACAGGGCGGCCAGCCCGCCGATCAGCAGATTCAGCTGATCTACGCCCCCTGGACCAAGTTCTGCCTCAAGGGCCAGGATGCCAACGCCAAGCAGGTCTGCTTCACCGGCAAGGACGGCCGTATCGAATCGGGCCAGCCGGTCATCGCAGCCGTGATCATCGAGCCGGAAGGCGAGCCGAAGAAGATCCTGCGCGTGACGCTGCCGCTCGGCATGCAGCTCGTGCACGGCACCCGCATCATCGTCGACAACAATCCGCCGCTGCAGAGCCCGTATGTGATCTGCTTCCAGAACGGCTGCATGTCGGACTACGAGGCGACCCCCGAGCTCCTCGCCAACATGAAGAAGGGCCAGAACCTCGTGGTGCAGGCGATCAACGCCAACGGTGCGCCGCTGACCCTGCCGCTGCCGCTCGCGGGCGAGTTCGCCAAGGCCTATGACGGTCCGCCGACCGATCCGAAGCAGTTCGAGGAAACCCAGAAGAAGCTGCAGGAAGAGCTTCAGAAGAAGGCTGAGGAGCTGCAAAAGAAGCAGCAACAGCAGCAGGGCACGCCTCCGGGTGCGCCGGCGGCCGGCCAGAAATAA
- the hspQ gene encoding heat shock protein HspQ gives MIKARTAKFQIGQVVRHRIFSFRGVIFDIDPEFNNTEEWWLSIPEEVRPHKDQPFYHLLAENAESEYVAYVSEQNLLPDESGEPIRHSQVAEIFIKNKDGGYRPRNPSLN, from the coding sequence ATGATTAAAGCGCGGACAGCCAAATTCCAGATCGGACAGGTCGTGCGCCACCGGATCTTCTCGTTCCGGGGGGTGATCTTCGACATCGATCCGGAATTCAACAACACCGAGGAATGGTGGCTGTCGATCCCCGAGGAGGTACGGCCCCACAAGGATCAGCCGTTCTACCATCTGCTCGCGGAGAACGCGGAGTCCGAGTACGTCGCCTACGTCTCCGAGCAGAACCTGTTGCCCGACGAGTCCGGCGAGCCGATCCGGCATTCCCAGGTCGCGGAGATCTTCATCAAGAACAAGGATGGCGGCTACCGTCCGCGCAATCCCTCCCTGAACTGA